The Primulina tabacum isolate GXHZ01 chromosome 16, ASM2559414v2, whole genome shotgun sequence genome window below encodes:
- the LOC142528411 gene encoding uncharacterized protein LOC142528411, which translates to MIELIEKLVGLDLVIPNELSTDILLLSLPSSFDGFVVNFNMNKLEASLEELVNMLTSYEATIKKEKPVFLIGSSSGTKKGPKGKGKKRSRPSKTNKPNKKRVANTSKGPEKPEKREDVLFHYKKPGHWKRNCKEYLAQKSSGNDDDKK; encoded by the exons ATGATTGAGCTCATTGAAAAGTTAGTGGGCCTGGACCTTGTTATCCCCAATGAGTTGTCTACGGACATTCTACTGCTGTCGCTGCCATCGTCGTTTGATgggtttgtggtgaacttcaatatgaacaagttgGAGGCCagccttgaagagttggtcaacATGCTGACAAGTTATGAAGCCACTATTAAGAAGGAAAAACCTGTTTTCCTCATTGGCTCTTCGTCTGGGACGAAGAAAGGGCCTAAAGGAAAGGGCAAGAAGCGTTCTCGTCCTTCCAAGACAAACAAACCCAACAAGAAGCGAGTAGCAAACACTTCTAAGGGGCCCGAAAAGCCTGAAAAAAGAGAAGATGTTTTATTCCActacaagaagcctggacacTGGAAGCGcaattgcaaggaatatctCGCCCAAAAGAGTTCTGgcaatg atgatgacaAGAAGTAG
- the LOC142528412 gene encoding uncharacterized protein LOC142528412: MAGRPPRQNRNPRYANNNNNANEEGNVPPPQFSLNQADLMAIATIVATTLQGLVNPNANQPPPPPPQHGVKFHYESLRKNRCPTFQGDADPELGQNWLKSVETQMRLLEIPDALKVDVIVPFLEGKSSKWWEAVSPAMLTAGPITWQRFRDAFLKQYFPAEVRLQKLSEFENLTQTPDMSVVEYTSQFNSLGSYAPTIMADEALKLHRFKKGLNSRIQSALAVYQPANFSDLMGAATRAETDIQRREKEIRNKRPMNSQSSHSSQTFKRPNQFGGPSKGPSPASGYQAIKPCPTCHLRHLGECRRASGVCFGCGKPGHRMADCPAATNKTTGPGKGDGSSSGANANKPRENKPNARVFAMTHVEADDASDVVPGTIFIQQVPAYVLFDCGATHSFISKRFAKKLGRKPDKLAEPFRIATPTTKNNAIVDCKGKKVKLLTAEQKEVVFHGKSKERKLLLSAAQAWKAMKSGEDIYLAMVSEIKEEAKLKLEDIPIVREFPDVFPEELSGTVPNREVEFEINLVPGAAPISKEPYRMSVYFLGRVISKAGVSVDLKKVQAITEWPRPKNATDIRSFLGLAGYYRKFVERFSSIAVPLTRLTQKNSKFIWNEDCGKGFQTLKEKLASTPVLILPAENKDFTIYSDASKDGLGCNYPTHDLELAAVVFALKIWRHYLYGAKCEICTDHQSLKYLFTQKELNMRQRRWIELPKDYDLTISYHPSKANNVADALSRKGPGKMTLASLSAQPCLQETVKLNQDRDPVLTKLKEKVREEKSQDHQIDGKGILLMKGRLCVPDSDNLRQEIMAEAHKSKFSVHPDSTKMYMDLKNSFWWNGMKKDVAEFVSRCQAVAANVVGCSLAAVAFSASAYTCNLDDKQAIQSWTGLGGLNNGV; the protein is encoded by the exons atggccggtAGACCACCAAGACAAAACCGAAATCCCCGATATgctaacaacaacaacaatgccAACGAAGAAGGCAACGTACCTCCACCTCAGTTCAGTCTTAATCAAGCAGACTTGATGGCCATAGCCACGATCGTGGCGACAACACTGCAAGGGTTAGTGAACCCGAATGCCAAtcaaccaccaccacctccaccgcAGCATGGAGTCAAGTTCCATTATGAATCACTGCGCAAGAACCGGTGCCCGACGTTCCAAGGGGACGCAGATCCTGAGTTAGGCCAAAACTGGTTGAAAAGCGTGGAAACTCAGATGCGACTGCTAGAAATACCCGATGCTCTTAAAGTGGATGTGATAGTACCTTTCCTTGAAGGCAAATCAAGTAAGTGGTGGGAAGCAGTCTCCCCAGCCATGTTAACCGCCGGGCCAATCACATGGCAGCGCTTTCGAGATGCATTCCTCAAGCAGTACTTTCCAGCCGAGGTCAGGTTGCAAAAGTTGAGTGAGTTTGAAAATCTGACTCAGACTCCGGATATGTCGGTGGTAGAATACACATCCCAGTTCAATTCTCTTGGATCTTATGCACCGACAATCATGGCAGATGAAGCTCTGAAATTGCACCGCTTCAAAAAGGGTTTGAACAGCAGAATACAGTCGGCTTTGGCAGTCTACCAACCTGCGAACTTTTCAGACTTGATGGGCGCAGCTACCCGAGCTGAAACTGATATTCAGCGCAGAGAGAAAGAGATTAGGAACAAAAGACCTATGAATAGTCAGTCCTCGCATAGCAGTCAGACTTTCAAGAGGCCTAACCAGTTTGGTGGACCATCTAAAGGGCCTTCTCCTGCCTCAGGCTACCAGGCCATTAAGCCTTGCCCAACTTGCCACTTACGACACCTGGGAGAATGTCGTAGAGCCAGCGGCGTCTGCTTTGGATGCGGGAAACCAGGACACCGTATGGCAGATTGTCCAGCCGCCACCAACAAAACAACTGGACCAGGTAAAGGAGACGGGTCAAGCTCAGGGGCGAATGCCAATAAACCGCGGGAGAACAAACCGAATGCCAGGGTGTTCGCCATGACGCATGTGGAAGCAGATGATGCAAGCGATGTTGTGCCAGGTACCATATTTATTCAGCAAGtgcctgcttatgtgttatttgactgtggtgccacacattcttttatatctAAGAGATTTGCTAAGAAGTTAGGACGTAAGCCCGATAAGTTAGCCGAACCTTTCCGAATAGCCACACCTACAA CCAAGAACAATGCCATAGTGGATTGTAAGGGGAAGAAAGTTAAACTCCTAACCGCAGAGCAGAAGGAAGTCGTGTTTCATGGTAAATCCAAGGAACGGAAGTTGCTACTTTCCGCAGCTCAAgcctggaaagccatgaaatcaGGAGAGGACATCTACCTAGCTATGGTCAGCGAAATAAAAGAGGAAGCCAAGCTGAAACTGGAGGACATCCCTATAGTAAGAGAGTTCCCAGATGTTTTTCCAGAAGAACTCTCGGGAACGGTCCCGAACCGCGAAGTGGAGTTCGAGATCAATCTGGTTCCCGGTGCTGCACCAATCTCTAAGGAaccttacagaatg AGTGTGTACTTCCTGGGACGTGTAATTTCGAAAGCAGGAGTGTCAGTGGATCTAAAGAAAGTACAAGCAATCACAGAATGGCCGAGACCGAAGAACGCCACCGATATCAGAAGCTTTCTTGGATTGGCAGGTTACTACCGGAAGTTCGTCGAAAGGTTCTCCTCGATAGCCGTGCCACTGACGAGACTCACACAGAAGAATTCTAAATTCATCTGGAATGAGGATTGTGGGAAGGGTTTCCAGACACTGAAAGagaaactcgcatccacaccagtgTTGATCCTGCCCGCAGAGAATAAAGATTTCACTATCTACAGTGACGCCTCTAAGGATGGTTTaggatgc AACTATCCTACTCATGATCTGGAGCTAGCAGCGGTTGTCttcgccttaaagatttggaggcactacctcTATGGTGCTAAATGTGAAATCTGCACAGACcatcagagcctcaagtacttgttcacccaaaaggaacttAATATGAGGCAACGGCGATGGATCGAACTTCCGAAGGACTATGACTTGACCATAAGTTACCATCCGAGTAAAGCAAACAATGTGGCTGATGCGCTAAGTCGGAAGGGCCCAGGCAAGATGACTCTAGCGTCCCTCTCGGCCCAGCCATGTCTGCaggagaccgtcaagttaaaccagGATCGAGACCCGGTACTGACTAAACTTAAGGAGAAGGTCAGAGAAGAGAAGTCTCAGGATCATCAGATTGATGGCAAGGGAATCTTGTTGATGAAAGGAAGACTGTGTGTGCCCGACAGTgataaccttcgccaagaaATAATGGCAGAGGCGCACAAGTCAAAATTCTCAGTCCATCCTGACAGTACGAAAATGTACATGGACCTCAAGAATAGTTTCTGGTGGAATGGCATGAAGAAAGATGTAGCTGAATTCGTCTCCAGATGTCAG